TCCTAATAATTATGTGGGTTTTATGAAACGTTATTTTGGTTTCAACTCATGTTGTTTCAGGCTAAAATGGGGAAAGGATTTTTCTACTGTTCTTCTTGTCTTCTTAGACTCTGTAATTCTTAGTTTTTTTCTGAATTCATGGAAATTTTCTCTATCAGGATTATATACCCACTGTTTTTGATAACTTCAGTGCAAATGTGATAGTTGAAGGCACCACTGTCAACTTAGGCCTCTGGGACACAGCTGGTATACGTTCTTCGATGCCTACAATCACACTTTCAGCTTCATCTTTTATTTGCTTTCTTAAACTGATCCAAGAAGTTTTCACTTAGTTTTTTTCTACCATAAAACAGgttttccaaacaaaataagTTTGTAATTTAACATCTGTTTTCATTGTACTTTTATAGGGCAAGAGGACTACAATAGATTAAGGCCATTGAGCTACAGAGGGGCAGATGTCTTTGTCTTAGCTTTCTCCTTAGTTAGTCGTGCAAGCTATGAAAATATACTGAAAAAGGTTTGACAAAAAATCTTTTCATTCTTGGGGGAGTTGTCTTTGACATCTTTAAATTTCATTGTCTTTGGTTTTTTTCCGATCTTTGTTCATTACATGAATCAGctatttgtaatattaatttcttgATCAGTGGATCCCTGAACTTCATCATTATGCCCCTGGAGCTCCCGTGGTGCTGGTTGGCACCAAATCGGGTAAGTTACAAAAAATCTATAGATGCAATTACTGTAGCTGTGTTGGAAAATTGATATAGTAGGCGTGACCTCTATCAATCGAAACTGACCCTAATGTGAGAAGAAGTATGTTTTGTTAAAACATGGAGACGTGCATATTTCAAACAGTTCACAAATTTTAcacgttttttattttcaatcagTAAAAATTGTAATATGGTTGGAAGAGCAAGATCCTTTGATAGGAACCCTGTTATGTTGACTCATGAATTTCATTTGGGTGGATGGAATGAGCGTGGTCTCCTTGAAAGGAACTAGGGGGTAAATATCATGGTAGGGAACATTCTGTACTCATTCTCTATTAACATACTGCTCTGAATGTGTTCTTTGTATGCCATTAATCGGATGTATATTTAACATTGCTGCAAACCTAATATTTgtcaaatatctttatttttctcttacataTTCATGAAACTGTAGATGGATCACACCATAAGGTTTGCAAGCTAACCAATTTTTTTCTCCCCTAAAGTCTTATTACCTTTGACATCCTGCTTCATTTGATATAAAGAGAGTGCAAGTTTAACATTTTGATAACCTCAATAGAATTGGGGTTGCAATTGTCCATTGTAATGGGTCTCCTATCGCTGAACATTATCTTCAAAACATATACTTGGAAGTCATTATTTAGGTCTCTATAATAAGCAGGAAGTACATAGAATTTAACTATTGTAAAGGAAAACATAGCAGACAATTTTAATTCATATTCTGGTAACAGCAAGAATATAAAATTTGCAAGTTAGAACTTACACAGAGTGTATTGTTATTCATCTGTCAATTAACTTGGTGCCTAGTCATGTGCACTGATTTCTGTAGTTAATATCTGGTTTTTAATGTGCAGATCTTCGCGAGGATAAGCACTATTTGGCAGATCATCCTGGATTGATGCCTGTGACAACTGCACAGGTGTGATTTTTTTCCATTGGCTGCTTTCTACATCTTGATggttatggtttgtgccatttaTGGTAATGGTTTCATGTAATCAGGGTGAGGAACTCCGTAATCAGATCGGTGCTACATATTATATAGAATGCAGCTCAAAAACTCAGCAGGTACGAATGAACCAGGAATTTCTCAAAATGTAAATAATGCAGAAGTACATTTTCAGTTGCAAAAAACAGAAATGTAACATGCTCGTTCAACTGGAATAAACTCTATTGACTAGAGATATGAGGGAAATTTGACCAAAATCCCTGACAGTTTTCACCCTTTGCCAAAGGCCCAAATTAGGACtttgagtttttaattttaataattaaaggtCTAAGATATTAGCCTTCTGTTAAATAATTCATTCTGTTCAGTTTTTAAATGAAGGAATGTCATGTATCAAAATGTACACATTAGACCAATCACTCATTACCACAtggccaag
This Carya illinoinensis cultivar Pawnee chromosome 11, C.illinoinensisPawnee_v1, whole genome shotgun sequence DNA region includes the following protein-coding sequences:
- the LOC122282045 gene encoding rac-like GTP-binding protein 3, producing MASSASRFIKCVTVGDGAVGKTCMLICYTSNKFPTDYIPTVFDNFSANVIVEGTTVNLGLWDTAGQEDYNRLRPLSYRGADVFVLAFSLVSRASYENILKKWIPELHHYAPGAPVVLVGTKSDLREDKHYLADHPGLMPVTTAQGEELRNQIGATYYIECSSKTQQNVKAVFDAAIKVVIKPQQKQKEKNKPSRGCLLNLFRGRSLVCLK